Proteins encoded together in one Desulfovibrio intestinalis window:
- a CDS encoding C-GCAxxG-C-C family protein, with product MTMGTQERILEMVHHCYWDKNANCAQTTLYCLEQLTGQPVHPLLFQATVGCHGAGDKGGQCGLMEGAMLFLGIYGATLGKTDAEIVEMCSRYASLFKRNFSSLACRDLRPGGFRDDDPPHLCERFTVRAVTCLHDFVTSLK from the coding sequence TGGGCACTCAAGAACGCATTCTCGAAATGGTTCACCACTGCTATTGGGACAAAAACGCCAACTGCGCCCAGACTACCCTGTACTGTCTTGAGCAGTTGACCGGGCAGCCTGTGCATCCGCTGCTTTTTCAGGCCACCGTGGGATGCCACGGGGCCGGAGACAAAGGCGGCCAATGCGGCCTGATGGAAGGAGCGATGCTCTTTCTGGGGATTTACGGCGCTACCCTGGGCAAAACTGATGCTGAAATTGTTGAAATGTGCTCGCGCTATGCCAGCCTTTTCAAAAGAAACTTCAGCAGTCTGGCCTGCCGTGATCTCAGGCCCGGCGGTTTTCGGGATGATGACCCGCCCCATTTGTGTGAACGCTTCACAGTGAGAGCTGTGACCTGCCTGCACGATTTTGTCACAAGCCTGAAGTAG